Within the Montipora foliosa isolate CH-2021 chromosome 11, ASM3666993v2, whole genome shotgun sequence genome, the region TGAGATTCTCGTGATGTTCttctacagtgaattgaaatgAACAGAGTGAATTTAGCAGTATTAACTTGTATTTTCATTCACAGTTTTTAGTTTCGACCAGAGTTTCGACGGTGTACAATGTgtttggtgttagcgttttcGGAGGTAGAAGACTTCCTATTGTAGTTGTTTTAATGCCTTTTTTCGGTTATCTGTATTAGTCAAGTGCGTGATGATCTTTTACAGTTGAAGCGAATTGAGCCAACGATCGAATTGTAAAAAATTGACAGCAGTACGTATTTTTCTTATTCGTGTAGGCAGCCACGGGATCAACCAGGTGCTTTCCTCAAACACAAggtaaaaatcaagaaaaattcgcacttattttaatttaaatagTTTATTTCGTTAGAAAGACGATTTATtactctgggcccggttgttcgaaagcgggtTAAATCCTAACCCCGGGTTAAATTGCCTTAACCGGAGGTTAAATTTTAATCGCAGGTTTGTTGCGTTGTTCAAACATCGGTTAGCGCTAACCTCGAGTTAAACAGCGGGTTAAATTTAACCCTGCTAGCTAGGTAGGTTAAATAAATAACCTCAggttaaatgaaaaataaaggcacgtcaaaaacaaaatggccgacttGTTGTTTGCCGACTTACGGCATCCACGAAGACCGAGACAGTTTAAACCACCCATTAATATCGAAAATTTTACAGACGAAGAGCTAAGAAATCGGTTCAGGTTTGGACGACAGGGAATTGAATACATAACAAATCTCATAGCCGATGAACTTCGTCGCAGCACTCGCAGGAATCATGCGCTTCCACCCCTGCAGCAAGTCCTGATTGCTCTAAGATTTTATGCTAGTGGAAGTTTTCTACAAGTTATTGGAGACACTGCTGGTGTCGACAAGTCAACTGTTTCGCGTGTCGTGACAAATGTGTCAAATGCCTTGATAGCGAAGCACAGCGAATTTATTACGTGGCCAACAGATGCAGAAGTTGCTGAAGTCAAGAACTCGTTTTACCGACGTGGAGGCTTTCCTTGTGTAATCGGCTGCGTTGATGGCACTCACATCAGAATCCAAGCGCCAAACGAGCATGAGAACGCTTACGTAAATCGCAAGGGCTTCCACTCTATCAATGTTCA harbors:
- the LOC137976710 gene encoding putative nuclease HARBI1; its protein translation is MADLLFADLRHPRRPRQFKPPINIENFTDEELRNRFRFGRQGIEYITNLIADELRRSTRRNHALPPLQQVLIALRFYASGSFLQVIGDTAGVDKSTVSRVVTNVSNALIAKHSEFITWPTDAEVAEVKNSFYRRGGFPCVIGCVDGTHIRIQAPNEHENAYVNRKGFHSINVQGVCNHEGKFTNIVARWPGSCHDSHIFRSSNICQFLEENHNSLDDGIVLGDSGYACSPFLMTPYANPEIPQQEAYNSAHTKTRVVIEF